The Streptomyces phaeolivaceus genome has a window encoding:
- a CDS encoding ribose-5-phosphate isomerase: MRVYLGSDHAGYELKNHLVEWVKAAGHEPVDCGPHIYDAQDDYPPFCLRAAERTAADPGSLGIVIGGSGNGEQIAANKVAGVRAALAWSAETAALGREHNNANVVAVGARMHSEEDATKFVETFLNTPFSGDERHIRRIDMLAAYETTGDLPPIPAHHPQP, from the coding sequence ATGCGCGTCTACCTCGGCTCTGATCACGCCGGATACGAACTCAAGAACCACCTCGTGGAGTGGGTGAAGGCCGCGGGCCACGAGCCCGTCGACTGCGGGCCCCACATCTACGACGCCCAGGACGACTACCCGCCCTTCTGCCTCCGCGCGGCGGAGCGCACGGCCGCGGACCCCGGGTCCCTCGGCATCGTCATCGGCGGCTCGGGCAACGGTGAGCAGATCGCCGCGAACAAGGTGGCCGGCGTCCGTGCCGCGCTCGCGTGGAGCGCCGAGACGGCCGCGCTGGGCCGCGAGCACAACAACGCGAACGTCGTCGCCGTCGGTGCCCGGATGCACTCCGAGGAGGACGCGACCAAGTTCGTCGAGACCTTCCTCAACACCCCGTTCTCCGGTGACGAGCGTCACATCCGCCGCATCGACATGCTCGCCGCCTACGAGACGACGGGCGACCTCCCCCCGATCCCGGCACACCACCCCCAGCCGTAG
- a CDS encoding ABC transporter ATP-binding protein: MATHTERLTATGPESPKATTPDTSASASAATAVADRPAVQLRALTRSFDGRKVLDGVDLDIPAGQFVALLGHSGSGKSTLLRAVAGLDHEVVGSGRLAAPSRVSVVFQDSRLLPWRRVLDNVLLGAEGREAAARGREALAEVGLKGRERAWPNELSGGEAQRAALARSLVREPELLLADEPFGALDALTRIKMHTLLRQLWERHRPSVLLVTHDVDEAIVLADRVLVLEEGRIGLDLTIDRPHPRSYRDPLLGEYRERLLAALGVKEDH; the protein is encoded by the coding sequence ATGGCGACGCACACTGAGCGGCTGACGGCCACCGGGCCCGAATCGCCGAAGGCCACGACCCCGGACACGTCCGCTTCGGCGTCCGCCGCCACGGCCGTCGCCGACCGTCCCGCCGTACAACTGCGGGCACTCACCCGGTCGTTCGACGGGCGCAAGGTCCTCGACGGGGTCGACCTCGACATCCCCGCCGGGCAGTTCGTCGCCCTCCTCGGGCACAGCGGCTCCGGCAAGAGCACACTGCTGCGGGCGGTCGCCGGGCTCGACCACGAGGTGGTCGGCAGCGGCCGGCTCGCCGCGCCGAGCAGGGTGTCCGTCGTCTTCCAGGACTCCCGGCTGCTGCCCTGGCGCCGGGTCCTCGACAACGTACTGCTCGGCGCGGAGGGCAGGGAGGCCGCCGCACGCGGACGGGAGGCCCTCGCCGAGGTGGGCCTCAAGGGCCGTGAGCGGGCCTGGCCGAACGAGCTGTCCGGCGGTGAGGCGCAGCGCGCGGCGCTGGCCCGCTCCCTGGTCCGTGAGCCCGAACTGCTGCTGGCCGACGAGCCGTTCGGCGCGCTGGACGCGCTCACCCGGATCAAGATGCACACCCTGCTGAGGCAGTTGTGGGAGCGGCACCGGCCCTCCGTGCTGCTCGTCACCCACGACGTCGACGAGGCGATCGTGCTCGCCGACCGGGTCCTCGTGCTCGAAGAGGGCCGGATCGGCCTCGACCTGACCATCGACCGGCCGCATCCCCGCTCGTACCGGGACCCGCTGCTGGGCGAGTACCGCGAACGGCTGCTGGCCGCGCTCGGGGTGAAAGAGGACCACTGA
- a CDS encoding ABC transporter substrate-binding protein: protein MPSSAAPGFDRRLFLTSLLGVTAAAAGLSGCADSSAATAQAAADAPLPTKVPSGTSLKIASFQGAQELQLKLAKLDDLPFKVTTWANIGAGPDVINAFRSGSLDVANNAGIPPIQAHYQGYDAKIVAINVTRKPNYLFATKPGSDIASVEDFRGKKLAFSQGQAQGVVLLRALKEAGLAYDDAELVPLTSNQFLTALQSGQVDVAPLANQQAPAYLRQYRAKGARTIPTDVVDLLNLLWAPASVLADADKVAAVAAYIPYWAKAAVWQYENPDIWNEEFYVKTQNLTPAQAESITELANKPLFPPSWDEAVKWEQETADLLAEGGFVRKFDVDTLFDRRFEEIAAKAVTEEYRK from the coding sequence ATGCCTTCTTCCGCCGCGCCCGGTTTCGACCGGCGACTCTTCCTCACCTCCCTGCTCGGCGTCACGGCCGCGGCGGCCGGGCTCAGCGGCTGCGCCGACAGCAGCGCGGCGACCGCCCAGGCGGCTGCCGACGCGCCGTTGCCCACCAAGGTCCCCTCGGGCACGAGCCTGAAGATCGCCTCCTTCCAGGGGGCGCAGGAATTGCAGCTCAAGCTCGCGAAACTCGACGATCTGCCTTTCAAGGTGACCACATGGGCGAACATCGGCGCCGGACCCGATGTCATCAACGCCTTCCGCTCGGGTTCGCTGGACGTCGCCAACAACGCCGGAATTCCGCCGATCCAGGCGCATTACCAGGGATACGACGCGAAGATCGTCGCGATCAACGTGACCCGGAAACCGAACTATCTCTTCGCCACCAAGCCCGGCAGCGACATCGCCTCGGTCGAGGATTTCCGGGGCAAGAAGCTGGCCTTCTCGCAGGGGCAGGCGCAGGGCGTCGTCCTGCTGCGGGCGCTGAAGGAGGCGGGGCTCGCCTACGACGACGCGGAACTCGTCCCGCTGACCAGCAACCAGTTCCTGACGGCCCTGCAGTCGGGCCAGGTGGACGTCGCCCCGCTCGCCAACCAGCAGGCGCCCGCCTATCTGCGGCAGTACAGGGCCAAGGGTGCCCGCACGATCCCCACCGATGTGGTGGACCTGCTCAACCTGCTGTGGGCGCCGGCCTCCGTGCTGGCCGACGCCGACAAGGTGGCCGCCGTCGCCGCGTACATCCCGTACTGGGCGAAGGCCGCGGTCTGGCAGTACGAGAACCCGGACATCTGGAACGAGGAGTTCTACGTGAAGACCCAGAACCTGACGCCCGCCCAGGCCGAGTCGATCACCGAGCTGGCCAACAAGCCGCTGTTCCCGCCGAGTTGGGACGAGGCGGTCAAGTGGGAGCAGGAGACCGCGGATCTGCTGGCGGAGGGCGGCTTCGTGAGGAAGTTCGACGTCGACACGCTGTTCGACCGGCGGTTCGAGGAGATCGCCGCGAAGGCCGTGACCGAGGAGTACCGGAAGTGA
- a CDS encoding amino acid permease codes for MTSQPTLPSPADTEGSSSPPSPGLHAGLKNRHLSMIAIGGVIGAGLFVGSSSGIRTAGPGILLSYALVGTMVVLVMRMLGEMSAANPTSGSFSAHADRALGRWAGFSIGWLYWFFWVVVLAVEATAGAVILEGWIPAVPQWGWALIVMVVLTATNLVSVGSYGEFEFWFAGIKVVAIAAFIVVGGLAVFGLLPGADTGKAGLSNLTDHGGFLPNGAGAILIGVLLVVFSFMGSEIATLAAGETENPQKAVTKSTNSIIWRIGVFYLGSIFVVVTLLPWDDPSIKEKGSYVAALDSLGIAHAGQIMNFIVLTSVLSCLNSGLYTASRMAYSLGERGDAPRAFGRTNGRGVPMAAILSSVVFGFVAVVFNYFFPEGVFLFLVNSSGAVALFVWLVICFSQLRLRRIIERETPEKLVVKMWLYPYLTWATIGLILFVLGYMLTDTEHGNREILLLSLLVAAVVVGIALVKERIGGGSKKADV; via the coding sequence ATGACCTCGCAGCCGACCCTGCCGTCCCCGGCGGATACCGAAGGCTCCTCCTCTCCCCCGTCCCCCGGTCTGCACGCCGGTCTCAAGAACCGCCATCTGTCGATGATCGCGATCGGCGGTGTGATCGGTGCCGGTCTGTTCGTCGGGTCGAGCTCCGGCATCAGGACCGCCGGCCCCGGCATCCTCCTGTCGTACGCGCTCGTCGGCACGATGGTGGTGCTGGTGATGCGGATGCTCGGTGAGATGTCCGCCGCCAACCCGACCTCGGGTTCGTTCTCCGCCCATGCCGACCGCGCGCTCGGCCGCTGGGCCGGGTTCTCCATCGGCTGGCTGTACTGGTTCTTCTGGGTCGTCGTGCTCGCGGTCGAGGCCACCGCGGGTGCGGTGATCCTGGAGGGCTGGATCCCGGCCGTACCGCAGTGGGGCTGGGCGCTGATCGTGATGGTGGTGCTGACCGCCACGAACCTGGTGTCGGTCGGTTCCTACGGCGAGTTCGAGTTCTGGTTCGCCGGGATCAAGGTCGTCGCGATCGCCGCGTTCATCGTGGTGGGCGGGCTGGCCGTGTTCGGGCTGCTGCCGGGTGCCGACACCGGGAAGGCCGGGCTGTCGAACCTCACCGACCACGGCGGGTTCCTGCCCAACGGGGCCGGCGCGATCCTCATCGGTGTGCTCCTGGTCGTCTTCTCCTTCATGGGCAGCGAGATCGCCACGCTGGCCGCCGGTGAGACGGAGAACCCGCAGAAGGCCGTCACCAAGTCCACCAACAGCATCATCTGGCGGATCGGTGTCTTCTACCTCGGCTCCATCTTCGTCGTGGTCACGCTGCTGCCGTGGGACGACCCGTCGATCAAGGAGAAGGGCTCCTACGTCGCCGCCCTGGACTCCCTCGGGATCGCGCACGCCGGGCAGATCATGAACTTCATCGTGCTGACCTCGGTGCTGTCCTGTCTCAACTCCGGTCTGTACACCGCCTCACGCATGGCGTACTCGCTGGGTGAGCGCGGGGACGCGCCGCGCGCGTTCGGCCGTACGAACGGGCGCGGTGTGCCGATGGCCGCGATCCTCTCCTCGGTGGTCTTCGGCTTCGTCGCCGTCGTCTTCAACTACTTCTTCCCCGAGGGCGTCTTCCTCTTCCTGGTCAACTCCTCCGGTGCGGTCGCCCTGTTCGTGTGGCTCGTCATCTGCTTCTCGCAGCTGCGCTTGCGGCGGATCATCGAGCGGGAGACGCCGGAGAAGCTCGTCGTGAAGATGTGGCTGTACCCGTATCTGACGTGGGCCACCATCGGGTTGATCCTCTTCGTCCTCGGCTACATGCTCACCGACACCGAGCACGGCAACCGCGAGATCCTGCTGCTGTCGCTGCTGGTCGCGGCGGTGGTCGTCGGTATCGCGCTGGTGAAGGAGAGGATCGGCGGCGGCAGCAAGAAGGCCGACGTCTGA
- a CDS encoding serine/threonine-protein kinase → MSDRYRLVESIGQGGMGRVWRATDEMLDRQVAVKEMRIDGLDPEDSRTRRERTLREARATARIDHPNVVRVYDVVDAGERLWIVMELVDGRSLERLVAEDGPLDARATARVGLELVDALGQVHAQGVLHRDIKPANVLIKRTGLHRAVLTDFGIAAIQNAEALTMAGMLVGSPDYMAPERVSGRPQGPPSDLWSLGATLCAALGGRSPFSRSTTLATLHAVLYEEPELPAAAGPLHDILAALLKKEPESRPDLPRLVDALHAIAADPQPTPPAPPAPATPTDPAETPPEPTPTPTPTPTVRNRPDPEPQANPEEQSHLSPPPPSTPAESDLPTRPRPTPVPTPVPTPVPTPTPGPRRRLALALATAVAVTAAVAAVVVPAMNDSPGDKGGKDDKASSATPSASATPSASPTVAGTSRPPELPPGARTEAGVFAWVPPDGFSREVHAGAEVHYTSPDARQEIVGKASLARGDLLEQWRKKEKSTGEGPGYHRIRLEETEFRGGPAVVWEYTVTAQELPWHVRSLGFNTGGKSYQLTTWYHPDIEDRALPVYEKVEKTFTPV, encoded by the coding sequence GTGAGCGACCGCTATCGACTGGTCGAAAGCATCGGTCAAGGCGGAATGGGCCGGGTCTGGCGGGCCACCGACGAAATGCTCGACCGGCAGGTCGCCGTCAAGGAAATGCGTATCGACGGCCTCGACCCGGAGGACAGCCGCACCCGACGCGAGCGGACCCTGCGGGAGGCCAGGGCCACGGCCCGCATCGACCACCCCAACGTGGTCCGCGTCTACGACGTGGTCGACGCGGGCGAACGGCTCTGGATCGTCATGGAACTGGTCGACGGCCGCTCCCTGGAACGTCTGGTGGCGGAGGACGGCCCGCTCGACGCGCGCGCCACGGCCCGCGTCGGCCTCGAACTCGTCGACGCGCTGGGCCAGGTGCACGCCCAGGGCGTGCTGCACCGCGACATCAAACCGGCCAACGTCCTGATCAAGCGCACGGGCCTCCACCGGGCCGTCCTCACCGACTTCGGCATCGCGGCCATCCAGAACGCCGAGGCCCTCACCATGGCCGGCATGCTCGTCGGCTCCCCCGACTACATGGCCCCCGAGCGGGTCTCCGGCCGCCCGCAGGGCCCGCCCTCCGACCTCTGGTCCCTCGGCGCCACGCTCTGCGCCGCCCTCGGCGGACGCTCCCCGTTCTCCCGCTCCACCACCCTCGCCACCCTCCACGCGGTGCTCTACGAGGAGCCCGAACTCCCCGCCGCCGCGGGCCCCCTCCACGACATCCTGGCCGCCCTCCTGAAGAAGGAACCCGAGTCCCGCCCCGACCTGCCCCGACTCGTCGACGCCCTCCACGCCATAGCCGCAGACCCACAACCGACCCCACCCGCACCCCCGGCACCGGCCACCCCCACGGACCCGGCCGAGACACCCCCGGAACCGACTCCGACCCCGACCCCGACCCCGACGGTACGGAACCGACCCGACCCCGAGCCACAGGCGAACCCCGAGGAACAGTCCCACCTGAGCCCCCCGCCCCCGAGCACCCCCGCCGAAAGCGACCTGCCGACCCGACCCAGGCCCACCCCCGTCCCCACCCCCGTCCCCACCCCCGTCCCCACCCCCACCCCCGGCCCCCGCCGCCGCCTCGCCCTCGCCCTGGCCACCGCCGTGGCCGTGACCGCCGCCGTCGCCGCCGTGGTCGTACCCGCGATGAACGACTCGCCCGGCGACAAGGGCGGCAAGGACGACAAGGCGTCCTCCGCGACCCCCTCGGCCTCCGCGACCCCCTCGGCCTCCCCGACCGTCGCCGGCACCTCCCGCCCGCCCGAACTGCCGCCCGGCGCCCGCACGGAGGCCGGTGTGTTCGCCTGGGTCCCGCCGGACGGCTTCTCGCGCGAGGTGCACGCCGGTGCCGAGGTGCACTACACCTCGCCCGACGCCCGCCAGGAGATCGTCGGCAAGGCCTCCCTCGCGCGCGGCGATCTGCTGGAGCAGTGGCGGAAGAAGGAGAAGAGCACGGGCGAGGGCCCGGGATACCACCGGATCCGTCTGGAGGAGACCGAGTTCCGGGGCGGGCCCGCCGTCGTGTGGGAGTACACGGTCACGGCCCAGGAACTCCCCTGGCACGTCCGCTCCCTGGGCTTCAACACCGGCGGCAAGTCCTACCAGCTCACCACCTGGTACCACCCCGACATAGAGGACCGGGCCCTCCCGGTCTACGAGAAGGTCGAGAAGACCTTCACCCCCGTGTGA
- a CDS encoding ROK family protein, which yields MPRAATAPTTTLYAPSPVPRVADSDRRRTSASVVLRSVLEHGPVARSTIARVTGLSPASVTDYCARFTGLGLIREAQPPRRSKGSGRPHVPLDLDDSLFVVGGVHVAVPYTTVALLDLRGRVLVERRSKHGPTDPATVLARAADELRALLDAAPGCRALAVGFAAGGWVDRETGTVVEHPLLGWREVPVREVLGARTGLPVHVDGHARALVGAEQLFGRARGSRSVLHLFVGNVVDAAFATNDEVHHGPRSQAGAIAHLPLRGGTEPCDCGRIGCLQVELSERTLCRRARAAGVIDGVNPMRLLDAAADGDATAVRLLVERARMVGRAVELLLDVLNPETVVVTEIGVIGRADCLAAVHEAVGADRAAAVGPTSFPDSVLATAGGAVALDVLYRDPLGALARLDLVRAEAS from the coding sequence ATGCCCCGTGCCGCGACAGCACCCACCACCACTCTCTACGCTCCCTCTCCCGTGCCCCGGGTCGCCGACAGTGACCGGCGGCGGACCAGCGCCAGTGTGGTGCTGCGGTCCGTGCTGGAGCACGGGCCCGTGGCGCGCAGCACCATCGCCCGGGTGACCGGGCTGTCGCCGGCCTCGGTGACCGACTACTGCGCCCGGTTCACGGGGCTCGGTCTCATCCGTGAGGCCCAACCGCCCCGCCGGTCCAAGGGGTCGGGGCGTCCGCATGTGCCGCTCGACCTGGACGACTCGCTGTTCGTGGTGGGCGGGGTGCATGTGGCCGTGCCGTACACGACGGTCGCGCTGCTCGATCTGCGCGGACGGGTGCTCGTGGAGCGGCGGTCGAAGCACGGCCCCACCGACCCGGCCACGGTCCTGGCGCGGGCCGCCGACGAACTGCGGGCCCTGCTGGACGCGGCGCCCGGCTGCCGGGCCCTGGCCGTCGGCTTCGCGGCCGGCGGCTGGGTGGACCGGGAGACGGGGACCGTCGTCGAGCATCCGCTGCTCGGCTGGCGCGAGGTGCCGGTGCGGGAGGTGCTCGGCGCCCGGACCGGGCTGCCGGTCCATGTGGACGGGCACGCGCGGGCGTTGGTGGGTGCCGAGCAGTTGTTCGGGCGGGCGCGGGGCAGCCGGAGTGTGCTGCATCTGTTCGTCGGCAATGTGGTGGACGCGGCGTTCGCGACCAACGACGAGGTGCACCACGGGCCCCGTTCACAGGCCGGGGCGATCGCCCATCTGCCGCTGCGCGGCGGTACGGAGCCGTGCGACTGCGGGCGGATCGGCTGCCTCCAGGTCGAGTTGAGCGAGCGGACGCTGTGCCGGCGGGCCCGCGCGGCCGGGGTCATCGACGGGGTGAACCCGATGCGGTTGCTGGACGCGGCGGCGGACGGCGACGCGACCGCCGTACGGCTGCTGGTGGAGCGGGCGCGGATGGTGGGGCGGGCGGTGGAGCTGCTGCTCGATGTGCTGAACCCGGAGACCGTGGTCGTCACCGAGATCGGGGTCATCGGCCGGGCGGACTGTCTCGCCGCGGTGCACGAGGCCGTCGGGGCGGACCGGGCGGCGGCCGTGGGGCCGACGAGCTTCCCCGACTCCGTGCTGGCCACGGCGGGTGGAGCGGTGGCCCTGGACGTGCTCTACCGGGATCCACTGGGGGCCTTGGCGCGTCTGGACCTCGTCCGGGCCGAGGCGAGTTAA
- a CDS encoding ABC transporter permease, with amino-acid sequence MTTSATAAGDAATDAEASDATPVEGADATATEAATDAAPVDRTAVGAVEGNAQVRRRRLSPGKRLPAARLVGPVLFLALWAAASAAEQLDPAAIPAPWTVLEAGVRLWTAGTLPTDILTSLQRAGSGFAIGLTAGIVLALVSGLSRTGEALIDGTVQLNRAIPTLGLIPLFILWLGIGETFKIAIIAIVVYIPIYLNTHAALAGIDSRFVELAEVQGLSRFQFVRQIVIPGALPGFFVGLRLGVTGSWLGLVVLEQINATNGLGYMMFQATNYGQSDVILVGLVVYGIFGLVSDSAVRLIERRVLSWRRTLSG; translated from the coding sequence GTGACCACGAGTGCCACGGCCGCGGGAGACGCGGCCACCGACGCCGAAGCCAGCGACGCCACCCCGGTCGAGGGCGCCGACGCCACCGCCACCGAGGCCGCCACGGACGCCGCCCCGGTCGACCGGACCGCCGTCGGCGCCGTCGAGGGGAACGCGCAGGTCCGCAGGCGGCGGCTCTCCCCCGGCAAGCGGCTGCCCGCCGCCCGGCTCGTCGGGCCGGTGCTGTTCCTCGCCCTCTGGGCCGCCGCCTCCGCCGCCGAACAGCTCGATCCGGCGGCGATCCCGGCACCCTGGACGGTGCTGGAGGCGGGCGTACGGCTGTGGACGGCCGGGACGCTGCCGACGGACATCCTGACCTCGCTCCAGCGGGCCGGTTCCGGGTTCGCGATCGGGCTGACCGCCGGGATCGTGCTCGCCCTGGTCTCCGGGCTCAGCCGGACCGGCGAGGCGCTGATCGACGGGACGGTCCAGCTCAACCGGGCGATCCCGACGCTGGGTCTGATCCCGCTGTTCATCCTCTGGCTGGGCATCGGCGAGACCTTCAAGATCGCGATCATCGCCATCGTCGTGTACATCCCGATCTACCTCAACACGCATGCCGCGCTGGCCGGGATCGACAGCCGTTTCGTCGAACTCGCCGAGGTGCAGGGCCTGTCGAGGTTCCAGTTCGTCCGGCAGATCGTCATCCCCGGCGCGCTGCCCGGCTTCTTCGTGGGCCTGCGGCTCGGGGTGACCGGCTCCTGGCTGGGCCTGGTCGTGCTGGAGCAGATCAACGCCACCAACGGACTCGGCTACATGATGTTCCAGGCCACGAACTACGGCCAGAGCGACGTCATCCTCGTCGGCCTGGTCGTCTACGGGATCTTCGGCCTGGTCTCCGACAGCGCGGTCCGTCTCATCGAACGGAGGGTGCTGTCATGGCGACGCACACTGAGCGGCTGA
- a CDS encoding biotin transporter BioY yields the protein MSTAATTARPGEVLADLLPVSGTRARDIALVVGGAALTGLAAQIAVPVPGSPVPVTGQTFAALLVGTALGAGRGVAALGLYAVAGLAGLPWFANGTSGVGVSFGYILGMILAVAAVGALARRGGDRSTLRMAGTMLVGEAIIYAVGVPYLAATAHIGLGAAVAAGLTPFLIGDALKVALAMGLLPTAWKLLKK from the coding sequence ATGAGCACCGCCGCCACGACAGCCCGCCCCGGCGAGGTCCTCGCCGACCTCCTCCCCGTCTCCGGCACCCGTGCCCGTGACATCGCGCTCGTGGTCGGCGGCGCCGCGCTCACCGGGCTCGCCGCCCAGATCGCCGTACCCGTGCCGGGCTCCCCGGTCCCGGTCACCGGCCAGACCTTCGCCGCGCTGCTCGTCGGCACCGCCCTCGGCGCGGGCCGCGGTGTCGCCGCGCTCGGCCTCTACGCGGTGGCCGGTCTCGCCGGTCTGCCGTGGTTCGCGAACGGCACCTCCGGCGTCGGCGTCTCCTTCGGCTACATCCTCGGCATGATCCTGGCCGTCGCCGCCGTGGGCGCCCTGGCCCGGCGCGGCGGCGACCGCTCCACCCTGCGCATGGCGGGCACGATGCTCGTCGGCGAGGCGATCATCTACGCCGTCGGCGTCCCCTACCTCGCCGCCACCGCCCACATCGGCCTCGGCGCCGCCGTGGCCGCCGGCCTCACCCCCTTCCTGATCGGCGACGCCCTCAAGGTCGCCCTGGCCATGGGCCTGCTGCCGACGGCCTGGAAGCTGCTGAAGAAGTAA
- a CDS encoding Fpg/Nei family DNA glycosylase, which yields MPEGHTIHRLAQDCREHFGGAGPTHVTSPQGKFADAAALLTGTPLHTAEAHGKHLFLHFGDEAAEERVHIHLGLFGKVTFGPAPAPPPTDTVRLRLRNDTSYMDLRGPTTCALITDAEKRAVHARLGPDPLRPDADPARAYARVSRSRTAIAALLLDQKVIAGVGNVYRAEVLFRHGIDPYRAGKDITAEEWDAIWADLVALMREGVRHNRIDTVRPEHLPEAMGRPPRVDDHGGEVYVYRRAARACHICADEIRTADLATRNLFWCPTCQRR from the coding sequence GTGCCGGAGGGGCACACCATCCACCGCCTCGCCCAGGACTGCCGCGAACACTTCGGCGGAGCCGGGCCCACCCATGTCACCAGCCCCCAGGGCAAGTTCGCCGACGCCGCCGCGCTCCTCACCGGCACCCCCCTCCACACCGCCGAGGCCCACGGCAAACACCTCTTCCTGCACTTCGGCGACGAGGCCGCCGAGGAACGGGTCCACATCCACCTCGGCCTCTTCGGCAAGGTCACCTTCGGCCCGGCCCCCGCGCCCCCGCCCACGGACACCGTCCGCCTGCGGCTGCGCAACGACACCTCGTACATGGACCTCCGGGGCCCCACGACCTGCGCCCTGATCACCGACGCCGAGAAGCGGGCCGTCCACGCCCGCCTCGGCCCGGACCCGCTCCGCCCCGACGCCGACCCGGCCCGCGCCTACGCCAGGGTCTCCCGCAGCCGTACGGCGATCGCCGCGCTCCTCCTGGACCAGAAGGTGATCGCGGGCGTCGGCAACGTCTATCGCGCCGAGGTCCTCTTCCGGCACGGCATCGACCCGTACCGCGCGGGCAAGGACATCACCGCCGAGGAATGGGACGCGATCTGGGCCGACCTCGTCGCCCTGATGCGCGAGGGCGTCCGCCACAACCGCATCGACACCGTCCGCCCGGAACACCTCCCGGAGGCCATGGGCCGCCCGCCGCGCGTCGACGACCACGGCGGCGAGGTGTACGTGTACCGCAGGGCGGCCAGGGCCTGTCACATCTGCGCCGACGAGATCCGCACCGCCGACCTCGCCACCCGCAACCTCTTCTGGTGCCCGACCTGCCAGCGGCGATGA
- a CDS encoding cell wall protein: MSSHRRAAIVGSLLTASLTSVMVLGFTASADDEGGLSNHGGKTVDAAPADVKLSTLLSKEIKVDNKSGETDITGVVKNEGGKASGEIRLLVVGFDGLTVKNVEGCSAIPEGDLPDGANSGFACAIDDLPAGKSKSYAIDATYDLSKQGKICLPVQNADGSTTYWQQGPVPFGAANQSPNEPATPLLLGTDNSPVTPGGGDGGNGDSGGGKDGKPDELPQTGPADRVLSLGAAGLWWNRRRAHPES; the protein is encoded by the coding sequence ATGAGTTCTCATCGTAGGGCTGCCATCGTCGGATCGCTGCTCACGGCGTCGCTCACCTCGGTGATGGTCCTCGGCTTCACGGCCTCGGCGGACGACGAGGGGGGATTGAGCAATCATGGCGGAAAGACCGTGGACGCGGCACCGGCGGACGTGAAGCTCTCGACGCTGCTGTCCAAGGAGATCAAAGTCGACAACAAGTCCGGGGAAACGGATATCACCGGTGTCGTGAAGAACGAGGGCGGCAAGGCGAGCGGGGAAATCCGATTGCTCGTGGTCGGTTTCGACGGCCTGACGGTCAAGAACGTGGAGGGTTGTTCAGCAATTCCGGAGGGGGATCTTCCCGACGGCGCGAACAGCGGTTTCGCATGCGCGATCGACGATCTGCCGGCCGGAAAGTCGAAGAGCTATGCGATCGACGCCACGTACGACCTGAGCAAGCAGGGCAAGATCTGTCTGCCGGTGCAGAACGCCGACGGTTCGACGACGTACTGGCAGCAGGGCCCCGTCCCGTTCGGCGCGGCCAACCAGTCGCCCAACGAGCCCGCCACCCCGCTGCTCCTCGGCACCGACAACAGCCCGGTCACCCCGGGCGGCGGTGACGGCGGCAACGGTGACAGTGGAGGCGGGAAGGACGGCAAGCCCGACGAGTTGCCGCAGACCGGTCCCGCCGACCGTGTGCTGTCGCTCGGCGCGGCGGGCCTGTGGTGGAACCGGCGCCGGGCCCACCCGGAGTCCTGA